The sequence below is a genomic window from Mus musculus strain C57BL/6J chromosome 4, GRCm38.p6 C57BL/6J.
CCTTAAACCTCTCAAGAGAAGGTTGCCTGGGACTTTGAGAGGGTctcttgcccctgcctcctgagtgttggaactataaacaccagaccctcttcttcctttcttttaaattgtgtgtgtgtgtgtgtgtgtgtgtgtgtgcgtgcacacacacatacttatctGTATGTGAACCACATGtgtgggtgcctgtggaggccagaaggcgggtgttggatccctgggaacAGGAGttaatatgtgtttgtgtgccatcCAATGTGTGAGTGAGGAACCCAGGAAgagatcctttgcaagagcagtcagtgctcttaacctctgagccatctctctagccccgcaccaccctactttcatttttatagacaagaaaaaggAAGGTTCAGAGAGGCCCACTGCTGGCGACAGATGTCCCTCATTCCTGGGCTGATGACAGCAGAAGTTGGACCTGCCTTGAGCTGCATGTTTAGCCCAGCGTGAGCCCTGAAATGCAACAGTGCTTTCCACACAGTCTCAACCAACCCCAAGGCAGTCCATCGTCCTGGATGTCCAAGCCACCACTGCAAAGGTGCCTTCTGTCCCTGGGCTGGCCCTGGCACCGGGTGCCCTTTCCATCTTTGGCAGGCTGCCTAGACTGCAGCTGTGTGAGTCCTCTTACCCTCAACTGCTCCTGACCCTGGGCCAGGCCTCCTCCCCCACTTTAATCTCAAATCcgctcctcccccacccaccttgcACCTCAAGGCATCTGACAGCACCCTGCTTCCATTAGAAGACCCAGACCGGCTTTCCACACCCAGCTGTGACAGGCTCCAGGAAGGACCTGAGTCATACAGGGGCAAGGAGTGAAGTTGGAGAAAGAGGTTGGGAGGCCTCAGGGGACAGCCTGTTCCAGCCAGCAACCTAGTCACGGGAGTTTCCACAGTGGCCGAAGCCATCAAAGAAGGAAAACACCCGATACCTTGGGCTGGGTTAGACCCCCCACCCTCACTGTCTGAAGTCACCCCAGTTCCATGCCACGCCCCTCGCTGACCCTGAGCGCCCTGCCACACAGGGCAGCTGCTGTAAGCGTATTTATAGCCCGGGCGTGAGTGGGCAAGGACACGTGCTTTATTTCGGAAGcgataattccagttccaggtggACGAACCCAGGAAAAgcagcctcccctcccctactCCACTCTCACCTACAGGATGCTGAGGACAGCCCTCTTCCTGGCGACCAGCCCATCTGCCAACAGCCCAAGTTTGCAGGCCAACGTGGAGTTCTGTCGTATTCCTTGCATGTTTTCATCCTGGGGTCTGCACACACCAGTGACCCTCTAGCTCGACATTTTATCCGTAGTCTTTAACTCCATTCAGTCAGGCattgtggctcacacctgtaactctaacacttgggaaactgaggcagtaaGACtgcagtgagttccaagccagcctgggttacagactGGGACCTTGTcttgcctcctcctcccctcctgacCCCCCCCAAGTTCAAGAGGCAGCCAGGTGTAGTGCATgaatttaatctcagcaccctgGGAAGCAaaagtcaggtggatctctgtgaatttgaggctagtctggcaTACAgtgcgagttccaggacagccaggactacccagagaaacccttacttgaaaaacaaaaacaaacaaacaaacaacaaaatgtcaagcaaaaccaaactccatTCCTTTGAAGGGAGAGTAGTGCAGCAGCTGACCTCTAGTGGTCAAGATTGGTAGTGCAGTGCTGCTAGTCACCCAAGATCCCGGGTCTGCCGAGACACCGAATCCTCTGGTTATCTTCGACTCCTGGCCTCTTTGTTCACGCTTGATTGAGTCTGGAAATCCTGGTGTGTGCTTTGTACCGGGACCAGGAACTCCAGAGTAAGGGGCAGCGTTATGTCTTGTGCACATTCTGCCCGTGTTCCACCACGCATGCCACCAGTTAATACTCTTGCAGCTATTGCTCAAATATTTACAGTGCACCTGCCAGACCAAAGAGATGAGAGCAGGACTCCGCCCTACGGAGCTTGCAGGCCGGCCCTGGGGCCTCGTGATGTGCTCAAGGCCACTCGGCGTGAATCGTGCGAGGACTTCGAGATCACCAAGGAGGTGAGTGCAGGTCTGACAGACATAGGTCGACCAGGCAGAGATGCAGAGAAAGGCATTTCAGGGAACAGGATCAGCCTGTACACCGGCCTGTGCGAAACGTGCCAAACGCAACCCCACTGCAGCTGGAGAAGGCCCCGGCCCTCAGGGATCCCTGTAGCGATTGGCCAACCGGGACAGGACTTTGATCCATCTCTGTTGGTTCTCTCGTGTCTAGCAGACAGGTGCAGTGCCTCGCCTATGGCTTCTCTAGACTGCGATACTTCTTGCGTTGCACCGATACCGGGTCCTTGAACAACACCGGATCCAGACGCACTTGAGAGGAAACCAGAGGCATGTGGCCGAACCCTGCTGCTAAACGGTTGATGCAGTCCTGATCCAGGGGCTGAGGCTCCGGCACTGGTCGTGGATCCCCAGAATCCTAAGAGGTGAGAGGGAAACGTGTCCGTGAGGTTGGTTTTTTTATGAACCCTCACGCTGCTGCAACAAGATTTGGATTAGAGAGTGAAGAGGCTCCgccctcttttccttccccatCAGGGCTTTCCAGCCCCTGGAGTCGCCTCACCATTGGCACAGCCTCCGGGTGCTGCCTCCCATAAGGCACCTTGATAGGGGGCAGTTTGGTGACGGTGGCTACCAGGAAGTTCATCAGGACGTCAACACAGGTGGGAGTCTCATCAGCTATGGTCCTCAGGGCCTTAGGCAGGGAGTGGGTGAAGAGGGTGTGGTAGTACCTGTAAGATACATGGTAAGCCttaggctggggggtgggggggatgcaGGCCTCATTCATTTCCCTATCTTTGACCCCAGACCCCAAGTTCCAAGACCTGTACCCCATCCCCTAGCTCCTCTCCCAGGGTGCTCCCACCCTGGGCATGACCCTTCTCCATGTGCCCTGTGATTTAGGGGTTGGGCAATGATTGTGAATTCCTCCAGTCTCTCCGGGCGGCCCTCTTTCTGTGTTCCCAAGTCTGAACTCTGACAGAGATGACTTGATGATgtgtctgtggggggggggggggtagggggtgcaAGGTAGTTCCAAGCCACCAAACATGGCTACCCAAAACCCAGATTCAGGGGGGCTATGTACCAGCTAGGCCCACTCTGTACACATGAGGGTTATCCCCTGTTCTGAGGGCTCCATGCAGAGCCCCTGGGGGAAAAACATCTACAAAAAGTTCCATGATATCTGGATAAAGTTCAAACAGATTAAAGACCCGCTTTCCAGAGGCCCcagaagccaggcctggtgggaaACAGCACCTGTAAActctgcacttgggagacaaGAGCAGAAGATGGCATGCCTGagatcagcttgggctacatagcgaGGCCCTGTCCCCGAGTCAGGGTTCCATGATCCCcagggctgacctcaaactcactattccACTgacattgaccttgaactcctaatcttcctgcttccacctgcccagtgttaggattacagatgtgcggTTTCAGCGTTAAGGTTAGAACCCAAGTGCTAGACGAGTGCTCTTACCAACagagctatgtccccagcccaGTTCCATGACAttgtttcaaaaagcaaaaagaacaatCGGGGATGTTGATCCTACCCACTCAGGTTAGAACTGTAGCCTCCCGCCCTTTCtccctgtgggggaggggggcaggggaggggcaaAGTTTGCACCTGTGGTAGAAGGCAGCCGTGGTCAGGACCATGGAGAACTCATTGGTCATCCCAGTACGGTAGCCCCAGCCACCCTGGGCCTCATCCCAGAAGTGGCTTCCAGACAGAAAGCCCACCATCCGCTCAGGAAAGCTCTGCCACACCACAAAGGCAAAGTCCACCTGCAGAGGGATTGAGCAGCCGTAAGGAGGGGGTTCCTGACCAAAATCCTTATAGCCTATGGTGGTGAGACCAGCCTGGCTGACTAAGGTTGGGGCAGGACTTAGGGCACAGGGGATCAGAGCATTGCTTGAAGTCCTTATTTGATTGTTTtggtctggtttttgtttttgttttttgttgttttttgtttttttgagacagggtttctttgtgcagctCTGGTAGACCtgcaactagctctgtagaccaggctggcctcgaactcacagagatccacttgcctctgcctgcgCCATTGCCCAGCTATTACTTGACGTTTTACTAGAAGATTAACGCAAGTGTTTCTGGGGGGACTTGGAGGGAACTTGCCCAGCCAGGAGCTCTCTTCTATTCGACCACCACAGCAAGAGGCTGGAGCTCTGGGCACGGGAACCCGAGGGACCAGAAGTGGCCTAGAGCTCCGTTCACATTATACTGGACATTTTCTGGGCCCAGCCCTCACCTCACTGGTAGAAAGAGTGCTCTGAGCATCAAGGCTGAGGATAACATTGGTGCTGATGTTGCTGTACGGGAAGAACCGGTTGCTGACCTGTGGTGGGGCAAAGGGAGTGGAGGGTGACTCAGCCATGAGAACCATTCCTCAACACTCCCCATTCCCAGTTAAGTATGAGCCCTTCAGACAGGGTGCAGAAGACGGAGCCAGGAATACAGAATCCTGCCCACAAGCCTAGGTGATAGTTTCCCCTTTGGCTCTAAAGGCCAAGTTCCTTCTTACATTTCACTCTTACTAACCCCAAATCAATCATTTGAAAGAATCAGATGTGGAAAGATGCAAGTGTCTTGCCTAGACCTATACAACCAGCACTTGGTGCTTGTGGCACCTGTGGTGCCCAGGTGCCCAGCTCCTACCACCTCCTGGCTCAGTATGCTGCCCTCTCTGGTATTTTTCCCATGAGCCTACGTTTCTTCCCACACCTTATCCAAGACATCCAGACAGTTTTCTGTCTCCTACATCACAGGAACTCCAGTGCTCTAGAAGTATATTTcccagagacagggagggaagggTATTTGGTGCTGCTGGAAACGTAGAACCCAGGACCCTGTACATAGCAGGCAAATCTGTACCGCTGAGCCCAACTCTAGTAAGAGCATCGTTCCAACTAGTCCTGCAGCTAGAACCCATGGCCTGATTCCTTCAGACCCATATAAAACTCCAGCTTGGCTCAAAACATCTTGTGGCTGTCCTCCCCGGTCCCCAGTGGGAGTCCCCCTGCCCGCTTACCTTCCTGTGCCCCTTGATGACTGTTAGGGGCACTGCTGTCTCGGGCCACCTGTCAGGGGGCAGCTTCTCACTGTTCCAGAGAATCAGGATCTAGGAGAAAGGGAACTTGTCTGAAGTCTGGACTTGGGTTAGAACAGGAGCCCTTTCTTAGGGTGCGTGGATCACAGGAACCAGCTACTTACACGCACAGGAGAGCGAGCGAGGGAGGTGCGATCCCTGCCCCTTCATTACCACCtttggctggaaagatggctcagaagttaagagcactgactgctcttccagaggccctgagttcaattcccagcaaccacatggtggctcacaaccatctgtaatgggatctcatgccctcttctggtgtgtctgaagacaactacagtgtactcatataaataaaaataaataaatcattaccaCCTTTGGTCTTGCCTCTGGCCTTATGGTAGGCAAGAGCCCAGGCTGAGACAGGGggttgtggtgcacacctataattctagcatttgggaggcagagggaagcagatctctgagttcaggactAACCAGGATTAAATAATAAAACCAtctaaaaaattgtgtgtgtgtgtgtgtgtgtgtgtgtgtgtgtgtgtgtgtgtgtgtagttgtccTAGACtgggttctgatttttttttttcccttgagacaggatctctctgtgtagctctggctgtcttacaCCTTGTGAgcctgactggccttgaattcctagtcAGTCGGCCTCCACCTCTGGAGTGCAGTGATTAAAGTCACGTGTCACTGCACTGAGCTCTGGGCTCTGACTTCAGGCGCAGTCCCCCTCCTGCTCTCTGAGGCCTATATTCTCCTTGTCATTTCCTGCTCTGCTCAGCCCACACCTCATCTGCAGAGGTTCCCTCTGCACCTTGGCCTAGCAACTTCCTCTGAGAGCCACCTGTATTCtcctgggggtgggaggagtagTTATTTTGATTGATAGTCACTTTATGTGCGTGAATGTTTTTGCCTGCAAATCTGTGAGCCACATGCCTGTCTGGTTCCCTCAGAGGTACGAAGAGGTACCTGATTGCTTGGAAGTGGAgtcacgggtggttgtgagccatcatgtgggtgttgggagctGAACCTGGGTTCCCCAAGATAGCAGTAgttttaaccaatgagccatttctccagccctgtttttgtttgttgttttattttcttttgttttattgcttttgAGGCGGGATCTTCTTGTGTGATCTTGGCTGGCCTTATCTTGCCATGTGGCCCGAGGCTAGCCTGCCTCTAACTCTCGGaatttctcctgcctcagctcaaggGCTAGAATTACAAACAGGAGCGACCATACCTAGCAGGCAACCTGTGTTCTCTGGAAGTGAGACTGGGCGGTGTTGGTACTAGGAACCGCTGGCAGTATGAATCAAGGAGAGGACTCCTCTCCTGCCTGTCCTCTGGTCCTCAGCATTGGAAGCCCCAGGCCTGGCCCCAAAGTGACCACTGagtgagagaatgaatgaatgaatgaatgaatgaatgaatgaatgaatgcttctTTCTCCAGCCTCACCATGAGGCACCAGCTCTCCAAGGGCTTCACCAATTCTGATGGTGTttggaaaaagaacaagaaacctGAGACTTGAAGTCAGCAAGAATCTTTAGAAACAGTCC
It includes:
- the Extl1 gene encoding exostosin-like 1 isoform 2 (isoform 2 is encoded by transcript variant 2), with translation MCASAGLPNDCPAPQAGCIPVLLSPRWELPFSEVIDWTKAAIIADERLPLQVLAALREMLPSRVLALRQQTQFLWTAYFSSVEKVIHTTLEIIQDRIWGASGHPSLMWNSPPGALLALPTFSTSLQDFPFYHLQLGSGPGSSFSAVIWVGASGESLLKLIQEVAGSRHCAQILILWNSEKLPPDRWPETAVPLTVIKGHRKVSNRFFPYSNISTNVILSLDAQSTLSTSEVDFAFVVWQSFPERMVGFLSGSHFWDEAQGGWGYRTGMTNEFSMVLTTAAFYHRYYHTLFTHSLPKALRTIADETPTCVDVLMNFLVATVTKLPPIKVPYGRQHPEAVPMDSGDPRPVPEPQPLDQDCINRLAAGFGHMPLVSSQVRLDPVLFKDPVSVQRKKYRSLEKP
- the Extl1 gene encoding exostosin-like 1 isoform X1, with product MLPSRVLALRQQTQFLWTAYFSSVEKVIHTTLEIIQDRIWGASGHPSLMWNSPPGALLALPTFSTSLQDFPFYHLQLGSGPGSSFSAVIWVGASGESLLKLIQEVAGSRHCAQILILWNSEKLPPDRWPETAVPLTVIKGHRKVSNRFFPYSNISTNVILSLDAQSTLSTSEVDFAFVVWQSFPERMVGFLSGSHFWDEAQGGWGYRTGMTNEFSMVLTTAAFYHRYYHTLFTHSLPKALRTIADETPTCVDVLMNFLVATVTKLPPIKVPYGRQHPEAVPMDSGDPRPVPEPQPLDQDCINRLAAGFGHMPLVSSQVRLDPVLFKDPVSVQRKKYRSLEKP